One Mangifera indica cultivar Alphonso chromosome 4, CATAS_Mindica_2.1, whole genome shotgun sequence genomic region harbors:
- the LOC123214721 gene encoding protein BCCIP homolog — translation MELKEYLLKVCREKDVINDLRLLLGEQADDVGLLVSQRVVNLPPQLLPPMYDALFDEVSWATEDELTKELQDSFRFKFYLLVCKIYKLKNVSRKKKLGSRSDEEMIYIKPEDEIFHQLSSWSFTFPMRAQRVETQELKNYHLTGLMMVVDAEKISTFQHQLQSLIDES, via the exons ATGGAGCTCAAGGAGTATCTGCTTAAAGTATGCAGGGAGAAGGATGTAATAAATGACTTGAGGTTACTATTGGGAGAGCAAGCAGATGACGTGGGTCTGTTGGTCTCACAGCGTGTGGTTAATCTTCCTCCTCAGCTTTTACCACCTATGTATGATGCTCTCTTTGATGAAGTCTCGTGGGCTACAGAAGATGAG cTGACAAAGGAGCTCCAAGATTCCTTCCGTTTTAAGTTTTATCTGCTAGTCTGTAAAATTTACAAG CTCAAGAATGTGAGCCGGAAAAAGAAGCTAGGTAGTCGGAGTGATGAGGAGATGATATATATTAAGCctgaagatgaaatttttcaccag CTAAGCAGTTGGTCCTTCACTTTTCCTATGCGCGCTCAGCGGGTTGAAACTCAAGAG CTGAAAAATTACCACTTAACAGGGCTAATGATGGTTGTAGATGCTGAAAAAATTTCTACATTCCAACATCAGTTGCAATCTTTAATTGACGAATCATGA
- the LOC123214719 gene encoding protein BCCIP homolog isoform X2, which translates to MPRKPKGHRRSLRPQPLTFSRFARSVAQVASVQMVRSQTHKARTHRESFPNSTSNGFFNKSLIEKSNHSESSEDEGFDGVVQADFVFFDPKPDDFHGVKILLQTYLDDAQWDLSGFVDLILGQTIVGTIVKTEGDEDDSPFSVVTALSLGRYKDHKCIMELKEYLLKVCREKDVINDLRLLLGEQADDVGLLVSQRVVNLPPQLLPPMYDALFDEVSWATEDELTKELQDSFRFKFYLLVCKIYKQLKNVSRKKKLGSRSDEEMIYIKPEDEIFHQLSSWSFTFPMRAQRVETQELKNYHLTGLMMVVDAEKISTFQHQLQSLIDES; encoded by the exons ATGCCTCGGAAGCCAAAAGGGCATCGCCGTTCGTTGAGACCTCAGCCGTTAACTTTCTCTCGGTTTGCTCGTTCGGTGGCCCAAGTGGCTTCAGTTCAAATGGTCAGGAGTCAAACACACAAAGCCAGAACCCATAGAGAGTCTTTTCCTAATTCAACCA GTAATGGATTTTTTAATAAGAGTTTGATAGAAAAGAGTAATCACTCGGAGTCTTCTGAAGATGAGGGTTTTGAT GGAGTTGTCCAAGCAGATTTCGTGTTCTTTGACCCAAAACCAGATGACTTCCATGGAGTGAAAATTTTGCTACAGACTTACCTTGATGATGCTCAATGGGATTTGAGTGGTTTTGTGGACTTGATATTGGGACAGACCATTGTAGGCACTATTGTTAAAACAGAGGGTGATGAAGACGATTCGCCTTTTTCAGTTGTTACTGCTCTTAGTTTAGGGAGATATAAG GATCATAAATGTATAATGGAGCTCAAGGAGTATCTGCTTAAAGTATGCAGGGAGAAGGATGTAATAAATGACTTGAGGTTACTATTGGGAGAGCAAGCAGATGACGTGGGTCTGTTGGTCTCACAGCGTGTGGTTAATCTTCCTCCTCAGCTTTTACCACCTATGTATGATGCTCTCTTTGATGAAGTCTCGTGGGCTACAGAAGATGAG cTGACAAAGGAGCTCCAAGATTCCTTCCGTTTTAAGTTTTATCTGCTAGTCTGTAAAATTTACAAG CAGCTCAAGAATGTGAGCCGGAAAAAGAAGCTAGGTAGTCGGAGTGATGAGGAGATGATATATATTAAGCctgaagatgaaatttttcaccag CTAAGCAGTTGGTCCTTCACTTTTCCTATGCGCGCTCAGCGGGTTGAAACTCAAGAG CTGAAAAATTACCACTTAACAGGGCTAATGATGGTTGTAGATGCTGAAAAAATTTCTACATTCCAACATCAGTTGCAATCTTTAATTGACGAATCATGA
- the LOC123214719 gene encoding protein BCCIP homolog isoform X1 has translation MPRKPKGHRRSLRPQPLTFSRFARSVAQVASVQMVRSQTHKARTHRESFPNSTSNGFFNKSLIEKSNHSESSEDEGFDGVVQADFVFFDPKPDDFHGVKILLQTYLDDAQWDLSGFVDLILGQTIVGTIVKTEGDEDDSPFSVVTALSLGRYKDHKCIMELKEYLLKVCREKDVINDLRLLLGEQADDVGLLVSQRVVNLPPQLLPPMYDALFDEVSWATEDELTKELQDSFRFKFYLLVCKIYKQLKNVSRKKKLGSRSDEEMIYIKPEDEIFHQLSSWSFTFPMRAQRVETQEASEIVLKNYHLTGLMMVVDAEKISTFQHQLQSLIDES, from the exons ATGCCTCGGAAGCCAAAAGGGCATCGCCGTTCGTTGAGACCTCAGCCGTTAACTTTCTCTCGGTTTGCTCGTTCGGTGGCCCAAGTGGCTTCAGTTCAAATGGTCAGGAGTCAAACACACAAAGCCAGAACCCATAGAGAGTCTTTTCCTAATTCAACCA GTAATGGATTTTTTAATAAGAGTTTGATAGAAAAGAGTAATCACTCGGAGTCTTCTGAAGATGAGGGTTTTGAT GGAGTTGTCCAAGCAGATTTCGTGTTCTTTGACCCAAAACCAGATGACTTCCATGGAGTGAAAATTTTGCTACAGACTTACCTTGATGATGCTCAATGGGATTTGAGTGGTTTTGTGGACTTGATATTGGGACAGACCATTGTAGGCACTATTGTTAAAACAGAGGGTGATGAAGACGATTCGCCTTTTTCAGTTGTTACTGCTCTTAGTTTAGGGAGATATAAG GATCATAAATGTATAATGGAGCTCAAGGAGTATCTGCTTAAAGTATGCAGGGAGAAGGATGTAATAAATGACTTGAGGTTACTATTGGGAGAGCAAGCAGATGACGTGGGTCTGTTGGTCTCACAGCGTGTGGTTAATCTTCCTCCTCAGCTTTTACCACCTATGTATGATGCTCTCTTTGATGAAGTCTCGTGGGCTACAGAAGATGAG cTGACAAAGGAGCTCCAAGATTCCTTCCGTTTTAAGTTTTATCTGCTAGTCTGTAAAATTTACAAG CAGCTCAAGAATGTGAGCCGGAAAAAGAAGCTAGGTAGTCGGAGTGATGAGGAGATGATATATATTAAGCctgaagatgaaatttttcaccag CTAAGCAGTTGGTCCTTCACTTTTCCTATGCGCGCTCAGCGGGTTGAAACTCAAGAGGCAAGTGAAATTGTT CTGAAAAATTACCACTTAACAGGGCTAATGATGGTTGTAGATGCTGAAAAAATTTCTACATTCCAACATCAGTTGCAATCTTTAATTGACGAATCATGA